Proteins encoded together in one Eublepharis macularius isolate TG4126 chromosome 2, MPM_Emac_v1.0, whole genome shotgun sequence window:
- the SIVA1 gene encoding apoptosis regulatory protein Siva, translated as MPKRSCPFGDAGPLQLKTRVRLRELSQGAMGERYRREIFEKTKQLLFRGAQTYMDNKWDGNAAGGCLIAQYPVPLAGRPEPYSQYSCNGQMLIGQDGKLRQPRPKETATAGGVSKPCSSCIRTVDVKETCTQCDRSICQNCSKLCSCCNAVACSLCSVIESDDIDERILCSGCSTFNA; from the exons ATGCCGAAGCGCTCCTGCCCGTTCGGGGACGCGGGCCCGCTGCAGCTGAAAACCCGCGTGAGGCTGCGGGAGCTGAGCCAGGGCGCCATGGGCGAGAGGTACCGGCGGGAAATCTTCg aaaaAACAAAGCAGCTGCTTTTCAGAGGAGCCCAAACTTATATGGATAATAAGTGGGACGGAAACGCAGCGGGAGGCTGTCTAATTGCACAGTACCCAGTGCCACTAGCAGGCAGACCAGAGCCTTATTCTCAGTATTCTTGTAATGGACAAATGTTAATTGGGCAGGATGGGAAACTTCGGCAGCCCCGCCCAAAAGAGACAG CAACGGCCGGAGGCGTTTCCAAGCCCTGCTCATCGTGTATAAGAACAGTCGACGTCAAAGAAACTTGCACGCAGTGTGACCGATCCATATGCCAGAACTGTAGCAAACTCTGTAGCTGCTGTAATGCTGTTGCGTGTTCCTTGTGTTCCGTTATAGA ATCAGACGATATTGACGAGCGAATCCTTTGCAGTGGCTGCTCAACATTTAATGCTTGA